A genomic window from Brassica oleracea var. oleracea cultivar TO1000 chromosome C8, BOL, whole genome shotgun sequence includes:
- the LOC106309461 gene encoding transcription factor bHLH74-like: MGGESNNEGEMGLNHGHDPSMPLYAKADPYFSSSDWDPVVNGGGFSSSPYPSVVMDNPGMSCFTHYQSGSGYPDMPASLLPFGDCGGGQFLGSEKNGESVGRLMRAGESHDQVSDDGVSPTRKRRQAEAESQRNKKAVEAYQEDTQRGSDQSQKKHKDGQSKETMNKESSQSEEAPKENYIHMRARRGQATNSHSLAERVRREKISERMRLLQELVPGCNKITGKAVMLDEIINYVQSLQQQVEFLSMKLATVNPEVNIDIDRILPKDLLQSRDRNTPTLGLNPFTSFQGNISTTTNPQYNPLPQTTLESELQSLYQMGFVTNPSTMSSFSPNNGRLKPEL; this comes from the exons ATGGGTGGAGAGAGTAATAATGAAGGTGAGATGGGGTTAAACCATGGACATGATCCCTCGATGCCCTTGTATGCAAAGGCAGATCCTTACTTCTCTTCTTCAGATTGGGATCCAGTTGTTAATGGTGGTGGCTTCTCAAGCTCCCCTTACCCTTCAGTGGTGATGGACAATCCAGGGATGAGTTGCTTCACTCATTACCAATCTGGTTCTGGTTATCCGGACATGCCTGCAAGTCTTCTTCCTTTTGGTGATTGTGGAGGTGGTCAATTTCTTGGTTCAGAAAAGAATGGGGAAAGTGTTGGAAGGTTGATGAGAGCTGGAGAGTCTCATGATCAGGTTTCAGATGATGGTGTTTCCCCAACGAGAAAAAGAAGGCAAGCTGAAGCTGAATCACAACGGAACAAG AAAGCTGTGGAGGCATATCAAGAAGACACTCAAAGGGGAAGTGATCAGAGCCAAAAGAAGCACAAAGATGGTCAGAGTAAAGAGACAATGAACAAGGAGAGCTCTCAGAGTGAAGAAGCACCAAAAGAAAACTACATTCATATGAGGGCAAGAAGAGGTCAAGCCACTAATAGTCACAGTCTTGCAGAAAGG GTTAGAAGAGAAAAGATCAGTGAAAGGATGAGACTGCTTCAAGAGCTTGTCCCAGGATGCAACAAGATCACTGGGAAAGCGGTTATGCTTGATGAGATCATCAACTATGTTCAGTCATTGCAACAACAAGTTGAG TTCTTATCTATGAAACTGGCAACGGTGAATCCAGAAGTCAACATTGATATAGACAGGATTCTCCCTAAAGAT CTTCTGCAATCAAGAGACAGAAACACTCCTACACTTGGGCTGAATCCATTCACTAGTTTCCAAGGGAACATTTCTACCACTACAAATCCACAATACAACCCATTACCTCAG ACAACACTTGAGAGTGAACTACAAAGCCTCTACCAAATGGGGTTTGTCACAAATCCATCAACTATGTCTAGCTTCTCACCTAATAATG GTCGATTGAAACCAGAGCTCTAG